TTCCGTGGGTTATATTTCAAGTTTTAGCTGGAGTTTTTCAAGGAACAGGGCATACTACTTTCAATATGTATTGTCATGTAGGAAGAATTTGGATTTTTAGGGTTCCTTTTATATATTTTTTAGAGAGAATTTTGGAGTTGAAAGAGTATTCTATTTGGTATTCTATGCTCCTTAGTAATTTATGTGCATTATTATTTTCAATTTTTTTGTATAGAAAGATAGATTGGAAAAGAAGAGAGGATTAGAAGAGAAAGGGGAAAAATTAATTCCCCTTAAATTTTTTAAATTTTAAAATAATCTGGATGTTTTTCAATTAGGTAATCAATTTTATTTTTAAAATTTGAAAGATGCAAGTCAATCATTTCATCAACCTTATCAATTTCCTTATTTTTTATGATATCAATAATAGTTTTATGTTGTTCTAGTGTAGGGATAAGATTTGTTTTTTCAATAGCATCCAAAAATCTAACTCTATCATAATGAGTACTCAATGGTTGGATAGACTCCCAAACTTTTTCCTTTTGAACCTCTTTGTATATTATTTTATGAAACTCATTATCTAAGAAAAATAACTCCGAATGATCCTCTTCAATTTGAGAAATTATATTTTGAAATTTTAAATTTTTTTCTAATTCTTTTATAGCTGCTTCAGAAAAATTTTTAGTAGCTAGTTTTAAAACTTCCTTTTCTAAAATTTTTCTCATAAAGTATGCTTCCTCAACAATTTTTAAATCTATCAAAGAAACAAAGGAACCTTTTTGAGGATAAACATCCATAAGACGCTCCTCAGATAATCTAACAATAGATTCACGAATAGGAGTTCTACTAACTTTTAAAAATTCACGAATATCAGCTTCACTAATACCAGTTCCAGGTTTTATATTTAAAGTCATGATATTCATTTTAAGAACCCGATAGATATAATGTTTTGTATTTTCACCAAATTGACGATTTATTTTTATCAATTCCATTTTAATCACCTCATAAAAATAATTATAGCAAACTTTTTTAAATAAGTAAAATCTAAAAATAAAATACATGAATTCCTATAAAAATACAAAAAAAACTAAAAATAAATAAAAAATACTTGACTTATTCAAAAAAATAGACTAGGATACTAGTGTAATAAGCTGAAAAATATCAGGAGGGTTTTTATGAGTTTTTTAAAAGAAAAATGTGAAAAGTATGTGGCAGAATATTTGAATAACTATGAGCCATATAAAGGAAAATGGTGCTATGAAGATGGATGTTTACTTCAAGGAGCAATGTTGTTATACAAAGCAACTAATGAGGAAAGATATTTAAAATTTATTCTAGCTTATTTAAATGAATTTATAGGAGAGAATGGAGAAATAAAAGGTTATTCAAAAGAGGAATATAATATTGATAATATAAATGCTGGAAAGGTTTTGTTTGATATTTATAAAATTACCAAAGAAGAAAAATATAAAAAAGCAATAGAAATATTGTATAATCAAATCTTAACACATCCAAGAGTAGAGCAAGGAAATTTTTGGCATAAAAAAAGATATGAAAATCAAGTTTGGCTTGATGGAATGTATATGGTAGAACCATTTTATATGAGATATGAAACAGAATTTAATGGTAAGAAAAATTATTATGATATCTACAAGCACTTTACAAATGTGAGAGAAAATATGTTTAATGAGGATAAACAACTTCATTACCATGGATGGGATACAGCTAAAAAACTTGAATGGGCAGATAAGCAAACAGGACTTTCAAAAAACTTTTGGTTAAGAGCAATAGGTTGGCATTTGATGGCAATGGTAGATACTCTTGAATATATGTCAGAAGAGATATTTGATGAATATAGAGGATTACAAATTTTATTTAAAGAAGCTATTAATGGAGTTGTAAAATACCAAGATGAGCAAAGTAAAATGTGGTATCAAGTTGTAGATAAAATGGAAGAGAAAGGAAACTATTTAGAAACTTCAGGAACTTTAATGATAGTTTATGCAATGATGAAAGGTGCAAGATTAGGATATTTAAATGAAAAATATTCTACAATAGGTTATGAAGCTTTTAAAGGAGTTTGTGAAAAATATTTACATGAAGATGAGGAAGAAGGAAAATTAGCATTAGGTGGAATTTGTTTAGTTGCAGGACTAGGAAATTTCAATGGACAGGTTAGAGATGGAAGTTATGAATATTATTTATCAGAACCAGTTGTTAATGATGATGTAAAAGGTTCTGGAATATTCTTAATGGCTTATAGTGAAGTAAAGTTTTTAGAAAAAGAGAAGGAGGAAAATTGTAATGAAAAATAGAAAAATTACTGGTTATTTATTTATAGCACCATGGATAATTGGATTTTTAGTATTTACAGCATATCCATTTATATCATCACTATGGTTGAGTTTTACAAATTATAATTTATTAAGTGCACCTAAGTTTGTAGGAATAGATAACTATATAAAGTTATTTAATGATCCATTGTTTATAAAAACTTTAATGAATACATTGAAGTATGTTTTTATAACAGTGCCAGTTAAGTTAGCATTTGCTCTATTTATAGCTAATATTTTAAATTATAAGTTAAAAGGAATAAATTTCTTTAGAACAGCTTACTATATTCCTTCTATCTTAGGGGGAAGTGTTGCAATAGCTGTGTTATGGAGATTTTTATTTTCTGACCAAGGATTGATTAACATTATAATAGGTTATTTAGGAATAGAACCAATATCTTGGTTAGGAGATCCTAAATATGCTCTATTTACAGTAAGTTTATTAAGAGCGTGGCAATTTGGTTCAGCAATGGTTATATTCTTAGCAGCTTTAAAAAATATTCCAGAAGATTTATATGAGTCAGCAAGAATTGAAGGTGCATCTAAGACAATGCAATTTTTACATATAACAATTCCAATGATTTCACCAGTAATATTTTTTAACTTTATTATGCAGTTAATTCAAGCTTTCCAAGAGTTCAATGGGCCATATATTATCACTGGTGGAGGACCATTAAATTCTACAAAATTATTACCTTTACTTATTTATGATAATGCGTTTAACTATTATCAAATGGGGTATGCATCAGCAATTTCATGGGTACTATTTGTAATAATTATGGTATTTACTGTATTTTCTTTTAGAAGTCAAAAATATTGGGTACACTATTCAGATAACGGAGAGGAGTAAAAAGATGGCAAATACAAAAGTTGAATTTTTAGATGAAAAAGCTATTGAAGAGTTAAAAAGAAAGAATTTAGAGAGAAATAGAAAGAGAAAAATTATAAATGGAATAAAAGCTGGAATAAGATATGGAATCTTAGTTATAGTAGGAGTAGCTATGTTATATCCATTAATTTGGTTATTGGGAGCTTCATTTAAAACAAATGCAGATATATTTACAAGTATAGGATTTATTCCAAAAGGATTTAAATTTGATTTTACTGGATATGTAAATGGATGGAAAACATCAACTGAATATACTTTTGCAACTTATTTTATGAATACTTTTAAAATAGTAGTTCCTAAGGTTATTTTAACAATAATCTCTGCTGTATTAACAGCATATGGATTTTCAAGATTTAAATTTCCTGGGAAAAAAGTTTTGTTTAGTATTTTAATTTCAACATTACTATTACCAAATGTAGTGCTTAGAATACCACAATTTTTAATGTATAAAAACTTTGGTTGGTTAGATTCATACCTACCTCTATTTGTACCAGCAGCATTTGCAACAGATACTTTCTTTGTATTCATGCTAATACAATTTATAAGAGGATTACCAAAAGAAATAGAAGAAGCAGCGTGTGTAGATGGATGTAATTCATTGCAAACATTGATTTATATAATGGTTCCAATGTTAAAACCAGCGATAATTTCAGTTGCACTTTTCCAATTTATGTGGACAATGAATGATTTTATGGGACCATTGATTTATCTGTCAAGTGTTGAAAAATATCCAGTTGCATTAGCATTAAAAATGTCTATGGACGTAAGTAGTAATGTTAACTGGAATCAAATATTAGCAATGTCAATTATTGGATTAACACCATCATTAATTATATTCTTTGGAGCACAAAAACACTTTGTGGATGGTATTTCAGCTGGTGGAGTAAAAGGATAGAAAAAATAATTAAGGAGAAAAATTATGGAAATTAATATTTTGTTAGTTACTTCAAGAAGTGTATCTTTCCAATTGGAGACTCATGAAAATTTTTTCTTAGATGAAAAAGTTATTTTAAAATATAATGCTAAAAAGATTGAATTAACAAAAGTTGTAAATACAATCTATGATTTAGAACCAGACACAGAATATTTTTTGATATTTGAAAAGAATGAGGAAAAAATATCAGAGATAAAAGTTAAGACTGAAATTGAGAGTTTTACATTGAATGTAAAAAGATTTGGAGCAAAAGGAGATGGAGTATCAAATGATACTCTAGCTCTTCAGACTGCAATAATGTCTTGTCCAGAAAATGGAAGAGTATATATACCAAAGGGAAAATATTTGATAACTTCACTATTTTTAAAAGATAATCTAACAATAGAGTTAGGAGAAGGAGCTGAACTTTTAGGAGATACTAAAAGAGAAAATTTTGGAATTTTACCAGGATTAATAGATAATGATAAAAATGAGGAGTATTATTTAGGTAGTTGGGAAGGAAATCCCTTGGATAGTTTTACATCTCTAATAACAGGTATCAATGTAAAAAATGTAAGAATCATAGGTAGAGGGTGTTTAAATGGACAAGCTAGTAAAGAGAATTGGTGGAAAAATCCTAAAGTAAAGAATATAGCTTGGAGACCAAGAAGTATATTCTTAAATAGTTGTGAAAATGTAGTAATAGAGGGAATAAAAATTATGAATTCTCCTTCATGGACTATACATCCATTTTTAACAAATAATTTAAGATTTATTAATCTAAAAATAGAAAATCCAGCAGATTCTCCTAATACTGATGGAATAGACCCAGAATCATGTGAAAATGTGGAGTATATAGGAATAGACTTCTCAGTTGGAGATGACTGTATAGCTATAAAATCTGGTAAATTATACTTAGGAAAAGTGTTAAATAAGCCTTCAAAGAATTTTATAATAAAAAATTGTTCAATGAAGTATGGACATGGAGGAGTAGTTATTGGAAGTGAAATGTCTGGAGGAGTAGAGAATATAAATATAGAAAAATGTGATTTTTATAAAACGGATAAAGGAATAAGAATAAAGACTAGACGTGGAAGAGGAGAAAATGGAGTAATAGATGGAATCTATGTAAAAAATATAAGTATGAAAGAAGTTAAAGTTCCATTTGTATTTAATAGTTTTTATTTTTGTGATCCAGATGGAAAAACTGAGTATGTGTATACCAAAGAAAAACTTCCAGTGGATGAAAGAACTCCAAGTATAAAAAATATAAGTTTTGAAAATATTAAAGCTGAAGACACATTAGTATGTGCTGGATTTTTATATGGATTACCAGAAAAACCTATTGAAAATGTAAAATTTAAAAATGTAGAAGTTGATTTTAAAGATGGTGAAGTAACACCAGAATATCCAGCTATGATGTCATTTATAGATGAAGAAGCTAAAACGGGATTTTTTATTGAAAATGTAGAAAATATCAGTTTTGATAATTTAATAGTAAAGAATAATATTGGTGAAAAAATAAGAATGAAAGGAAGAAAATAAAATGAGATTAGATGTAAGATATGCAAATCATCCAGAGGATTCAAAACACTATACAACAGAAGAGTTAAGAAAGCATTACTTAATAGAAAAGGTATTTATAGAAGATGAGGTAAACTTAGTTTATTCTCATGTAGATAGAGTAATAGCTGGAGGAATAACTCCAGTAAAAGAGAGTTTAAAATTAGAAGGGTGCAAAGAACTTGGTTCAGAATATTTCTTAGAGAGAAGAGAGCTAGGAGTAATAAATATTGGTGGAAATGGTAAGATTACTATTGATGGAAAAGTTTATGAAGTAAAATCAAGAGAGGGATTATATGTAGGAATGGGATCAAAAGAGTTGATCTTTACTTCTGATGATGAAAAAAATCCAGCTAAGTTCTATATAAATTCATCTCCAGCACATAAAACTTATCCAACAGTAATGATAGATTTAGAAAAAGCTAATAAGGTACACTTAGGAGATTTAGAAAACTCAAATAAGAGAACGATATATCAATATGTACATCCAGCAGTATGCCAATCATGTCAATTAGTGATGGGAATGACAATGTTAGAACCAAATAATATGTGGAATACAATGCCTTGTCATACACATGAGAGAAGAATGGAAGTTTATCTATATTTTGATATGACAGAGGATAGCAAAGTATTTCATCTGATGGGAGAGCCAAATGAAACAAGACACATAGTGATGGGAAATGAGCAAGCAGTGATATCTCCATCATGGTCTATTCATTCTGGAGTGGGAACTAGAAACTATACATTTATCTGGGGAATGGCTGGAGAAAATCAAACATTTACAGATATGGACCATGTGGCAATGAATGATTTAAGATAAGAGATTAAAAATAGAGAGAGTTGAAGGAGGAAAAATGTTAAATAATTTTAGTATGGATTTCTTTTCTTTAAAAGGGAAAGTGGCAATAGTAACAGGAGGAAATACAGGATTAGGACAAGCTTATGTTGTAGCACTAGCAAAAGCAGGAGCAGATCTATTTGTAGTAACTTATGATAGAGCTTGGGATGAAACAAGAGCTATGGTAGAAGCTGAAGGAAGAAAGATAGAGTTTTTCCAAGCAGACTTAACAGACAGAGCTCAAATAGATAAAGTAATAGAAGCTTGTGTAGAGAAATTTGGAAAGATAGATATATTAGTAAATAACGCAGGAACAATAAGAAGAGCACCATTATTAGAGTACAAAGATGAAGATTGGAAAGCGGTAATGGATATCAACTTAAATTCAGTATACTTCTTAAGTCAAGCGGCAGCCAAAGTAATGGTAGGACAAGGTTCAGGAAAGATAATCAACATAGCATCAATGTTATCATTCCAAGGGGGAAAATTTGTACCACCATATACAGCAAGTAAGCATGGAGTAGCAGGAATAACAAAAGCCTTTGCAAATGAGTTAGCAGCACACAATATTCAAATCAATGCGATAGCACCTGGATATATCAAGACAGCAAATACAGCACCGATAAGAGCAGATGAGAAGAGAAATGCTGAGATACTAAGTAGAATACCAGCAAATAGATGGGCAGATCCATTTGATTTAATGGGAGCAGTAGTATTTTTAGCAAGTAAAGCATCAGACTATGTAAACGGACACATCTTAGCAGTAGATGGAGGATGGTTAGTAAGATAATTTGTTTAGAGGTGGGATTATGTATAAAAAAGTTATATTGGGATTATTTTTTATTGTAAATTTTATAATGTGGGGTAGAGAAAATATGTTTCAATTAGATGATACAATGTCAATTCAAAAAATAATTAATTCGATAGATTCAAAGGAAAGAACAGTAATTTATTTGAAAAATGGAATATATAAAGAGAAGTTGTATATCAACAAACCCAATATAAAACTTTTAGGAGAAAGTAAAAATGGTGTAATAATTGAGTGGGATGATGCATCAGATACAATAAAAAGAGATGGGTCTCAAGAAACTTATGGAACAGCAGGAAGTGCTAGTGTAACTATTTTTCCAGAAGCGGTAGGATTTCAAGCAGAAAATATAACATTTTTAAATAGTTTTGACTATAATAGAAGTAATTTCAAGAATAAACAAGCGGTAGCATTAAAAAATGATGCAGATATGTCTGAATTTAGAAATTGTAATTTTTTAGGGAATCAAGATACATTGTATGCTAATACAGGTAGGCAGTATTATTTTGAGTGTTATATAGAAGGGCATGTTGATTTTATATTTGGAGCAGCACAAGCTTATTTTGAAAAGTGTGAAATATTCTCAAAAGATAAAAAAGATGAGAAAGTTAATGGTTATGTAACTGCTGCTTCAACTAAGGAAACAGAAGAGTTAGGATTTATTTTTAATGCTTGTAATTTTGTAAGTGATGCTAAAGCAAATACTGTATATTTAGGAAGACCTTGGCATCCAGGAAAAAGACCAGGACATAATCCTAGTGTAATAATAATGAATTCAGATTTAGGAAAACATATTAATAATGAAGGATGGACAGTTATGTCTGGCTTTTTACCAGAAGATGCAAGATTTTATGAGTATTCTAATACTGGGATAGGAGCTAAAGAAAATATAAAAAGAAGAGTTTTATCAAAAGAGGAAGCTCAAAAAATAACTAAAGAAAAATTATTTAAAGATTGGAAGGTTTAAAGGAGAAAAGTTATGAGAAAAAAACTTTTATTTCTTAACTTAATTATCAGTATGCTAGTACAAGCTAAATTACATACAGGAGATACTTTTCAAATATGGGAAGGTGTGGCTCCAGGAAGTGAAAAAGTTGAAATCAAAGAAGAAATTTTAGAGAGAAGTAAGGATCCTAAAATAAAAGATAGAGCGGCTATAAATATAAAAATTCCTACAATTACAGCATATGTTCCTAAAAATCCAAATGGAGTTGGTATTTTAGTAATTCCAGGTGGAGGATATGAAAGAGTTGTGCTAGATAAAGAAGCAGAAGAGCTATCTCCTTGGCTGAATGGAGAGGGAGTAACATATTTTGTATTAAGGTATAGACTTCCTAAAAATGATCATGAGAATAAAGAGGTAGTTCCACTTCAGGATGCTCAAAGAGCTATGAGAGTAATAAGAAATTATAGTGAAGAGTGGGGGCTAAATCAAGAAAAAATAGGAGTTATGGGATTTTCAGCAGGAGGACATGTAGCTAGTTCATTAGCTAATAAGTATGATGAAAAAGTTTATAAAAATACAGACAAGATAGATGAGATAAGTGCTAGACCTGATTTTCAAATTTTAGGTTATCCTGTTATAACTATGACAGAGCCTTATGCACATAAGGGTTCAAGAAAATATCTTCTAGGGAAAAATCCAAGTATAGAGTTGGTAGAAAAATTTTCAGTGGAGAAGAATGTTCATGAAAAGACACCTATAGCTTTTATTATGCATGCGACAGATGATAAATCAGTTCCAGTAGAAAATTCTTTAAAATATTATCAAAGTTTGAGAGAGAAAAAAGTACCAGTAGAACTTCACTTATATCAAGATGGTGGGCATGGATACTCTATTAGAGGAACGACTGGAAAATCAGTAGCTAATTGGACTGATGTAGTGATGAATTGGTTAAAAGCTAATAAAATAATAGAAAGATAAATAAGAGATTAAGTGAGGGGAAATAAAATGTTAAGTAGAAAAGAGTTAAATTTACCAAAATACCCAGAAAAAATAATTCAATTTGGAGAGGGAAATTTTTTAAGAAGTTTTGTAGATTGGCAATTAGATATTATAAATAAAAATACAGATTTAAAT
Above is a window of Fusobacterium mortiferum ATCC 9817 DNA encoding:
- a CDS encoding GntR family transcriptional regulator, whose translation is MELIKINRQFGENTKHYIYRVLKMNIMTLNIKPGTGISEADIREFLKVSRTPIRESIVRLSEERLMDVYPQKGSFVSLIDLKIVEEAYFMRKILEKEVLKLATKNFSEAAIKELEKNLKFQNIISQIEEDHSELFFLDNEFHKIIYKEVQKEKVWESIQPLSTHYDRVRFLDAIEKTNLIPTLEQHKTIIDIIKNKEIDKVDEMIDLHLSNFKNKIDYLIEKHPDYFKI
- a CDS encoding glycoside hydrolase family 88/105 protein is translated as MSFLKEKCEKYVAEYLNNYEPYKGKWCYEDGCLLQGAMLLYKATNEERYLKFILAYLNEFIGENGEIKGYSKEEYNIDNINAGKVLFDIYKITKEEKYKKAIEILYNQILTHPRVEQGNFWHKKRYENQVWLDGMYMVEPFYMRYETEFNGKKNYYDIYKHFTNVRENMFNEDKQLHYHGWDTAKKLEWADKQTGLSKNFWLRAIGWHLMAMVDTLEYMSEEIFDEYRGLQILFKEAINGVVKYQDEQSKMWYQVVDKMEEKGNYLETSGTLMIVYAMMKGARLGYLNEKYSTIGYEAFKGVCEKYLHEDEEEGKLALGGICLVAGLGNFNGQVRDGSYEYYLSEPVVNDDVKGSGIFLMAYSEVKFLEKEKEENCNEK
- a CDS encoding carbohydrate ABC transporter permease, coding for MKNRKITGYLFIAPWIIGFLVFTAYPFISSLWLSFTNYNLLSAPKFVGIDNYIKLFNDPLFIKTLMNTLKYVFITVPVKLAFALFIANILNYKLKGINFFRTAYYIPSILGGSVAIAVLWRFLFSDQGLINIIIGYLGIEPISWLGDPKYALFTVSLLRAWQFGSAMVIFLAALKNIPEDLYESARIEGASKTMQFLHITIPMISPVIFFNFIMQLIQAFQEFNGPYIITGGGPLNSTKLLPLLIYDNAFNYYQMGYASAISWVLFVIIMVFTVFSFRSQKYWVHYSDNGEE
- a CDS encoding carbohydrate ABC transporter permease, which gives rise to MANTKVEFLDEKAIEELKRKNLERNRKRKIINGIKAGIRYGILVIVGVAMLYPLIWLLGASFKTNADIFTSIGFIPKGFKFDFTGYVNGWKTSTEYTFATYFMNTFKIVVPKVILTIISAVLTAYGFSRFKFPGKKVLFSILISTLLLPNVVLRIPQFLMYKNFGWLDSYLPLFVPAAFATDTFFVFMLIQFIRGLPKEIEEAACVDGCNSLQTLIYIMVPMLKPAIISVALFQFMWTMNDFMGPLIYLSSVEKYPVALALKMSMDVSSNVNWNQILAMSIIGLTPSLIIFFGAQKHFVDGISAGGVKG
- a CDS encoding glycoside hydrolase family 28 protein codes for the protein MEINILLVTSRSVSFQLETHENFFLDEKVILKYNAKKIELTKVVNTIYDLEPDTEYFLIFEKNEEKISEIKVKTEIESFTLNVKRFGAKGDGVSNDTLALQTAIMSCPENGRVYIPKGKYLITSLFLKDNLTIELGEGAELLGDTKRENFGILPGLIDNDKNEEYYLGSWEGNPLDSFTSLITGINVKNVRIIGRGCLNGQASKENWWKNPKVKNIAWRPRSIFLNSCENVVIEGIKIMNSPSWTIHPFLTNNLRFINLKIENPADSPNTDGIDPESCENVEYIGIDFSVGDDCIAIKSGKLYLGKVLNKPSKNFIIKNCSMKYGHGGVVIGSEMSGGVENINIEKCDFYKTDKGIRIKTRRGRGENGVIDGIYVKNISMKEVKVPFVFNSFYFCDPDGKTEYVYTKEKLPVDERTPSIKNISFENIKAEDTLVCAGFLYGLPEKPIENVKFKNVEVDFKDGEVTPEYPAMMSFIDEEAKTGFFIENVENISFDNLIVKNNIGEKIRMKGRK
- the kduI gene encoding 5-dehydro-4-deoxy-D-glucuronate isomerase produces the protein MRLDVRYANHPEDSKHYTTEELRKHYLIEKVFIEDEVNLVYSHVDRVIAGGITPVKESLKLEGCKELGSEYFLERRELGVINIGGNGKITIDGKVYEVKSREGLYVGMGSKELIFTSDDEKNPAKFYINSSPAHKTYPTVMIDLEKANKVHLGDLENSNKRTIYQYVHPAVCQSCQLVMGMTMLEPNNMWNTMPCHTHERRMEVYLYFDMTEDSKVFHLMGEPNETRHIVMGNEQAVISPSWSIHSGVGTRNYTFIWGMAGENQTFTDMDHVAMNDLR
- the kduD gene encoding 2-dehydro-3-deoxy-D-gluconate 5-dehydrogenase KduD, which translates into the protein MLNNFSMDFFSLKGKVAIVTGGNTGLGQAYVVALAKAGADLFVVTYDRAWDETRAMVEAEGRKIEFFQADLTDRAQIDKVIEACVEKFGKIDILVNNAGTIRRAPLLEYKDEDWKAVMDINLNSVYFLSQAAAKVMVGQGSGKIINIASMLSFQGGKFVPPYTASKHGVAGITKAFANELAAHNIQINAIAPGYIKTANTAPIRADEKRNAEILSRIPANRWADPFDLMGAVVFLASKASDYVNGHILAVDGGWLVR
- a CDS encoding pectinesterase family protein encodes the protein MYKKVILGLFFIVNFIMWGRENMFQLDDTMSIQKIINSIDSKERTVIYLKNGIYKEKLYINKPNIKLLGESKNGVIIEWDDASDTIKRDGSQETYGTAGSASVTIFPEAVGFQAENITFLNSFDYNRSNFKNKQAVALKNDADMSEFRNCNFLGNQDTLYANTGRQYYFECYIEGHVDFIFGAAQAYFEKCEIFSKDKKDEKVNGYVTAASTKETEELGFIFNACNFVSDAKANTVYLGRPWHPGKRPGHNPSVIIMNSDLGKHINNEGWTVMSGFLPEDARFYEYSNTGIGAKENIKRRVLSKEEAQKITKEKLFKDWKV
- a CDS encoding alpha/beta hydrolase is translated as MRKKLLFLNLIISMLVQAKLHTGDTFQIWEGVAPGSEKVEIKEEILERSKDPKIKDRAAINIKIPTITAYVPKNPNGVGILVIPGGGYERVVLDKEAEELSPWLNGEGVTYFVLRYRLPKNDHENKEVVPLQDAQRAMRVIRNYSEEWGLNQEKIGVMGFSAGGHVASSLANKYDEKVYKNTDKIDEISARPDFQILGYPVITMTEPYAHKGSRKYLLGKNPSIELVEKFSVEKNVHEKTPIAFIMHATDDKSVPVENSLKYYQSLREKKVPVELHLYQDGGHGYSIRGTTGKSVANWTDVVMNWLKANKIIER